CATGCGCTTGGTAACGTAGTTTCGTTTAGAACACCAGAAGATGTCATAATAAACCAGATCAATGATTTTTTACCTAAAAGCATACGAATTTTAGCCAAAGCAGGGGTACGTTTTGGATTTAAGCCAAGGTTTGCAAAATACCGGCATTACAGGTATACCATTGTAAATAATGATGATCTTAACTTAGATAAAATTAAAGAGGCATCTCAAATTTTTCAAGGCAACCATGATTTTTCTAATTTCTCAAAAAGAAGTGAAAGAAATCCTGTAAGGAAAGTAGATAATGTAGAAATAAATGTAAATGATAACCTTTTGATAATTGATGTAATTGGAGAAAGTTTCCTATGGAATATGGTTCGAAAAATAGCAACTGCCCTTTTTTTGGTTGGAAATGGCGAATTGAGTATAAAAAAACTTCAAACATTTTTTGATCCATCAACTACTGCTGCTATTACACCCATGCCTCCAGAAGGGCTTATTCTTATGGATACAATTTATGAAGGAGTGACCTTCAAATATGATGAATATGCAAAAAGCAAGTTCTTATCTGCACTTATGGATGAATATACATATAATCAGACTATTGCTGCTGCAGAAAAGATCATGATGGATGAATTAATTGGCCATTAATCAGTTAAGTTATTACTCTTAATTATAATTTATCCGGAAATTATTGCTTATTAAAAACTGTTATAAATCATTTTAATTTTAATATTATGCTTATTTTAATCTTAAAAGTAAATAATAGTATTTAACATATTTTTTTTATCTAAATGTGCATTATTATGCTCTTAATATTGTTAATTCAATAAAATATGAAGATTTATAATGATCAAACTTGCTTAACAAAAAACGAGATTATAAAAGCTATTATCGTACAATAAACTATATTTTCCTTTTATTTTGAAATACCATAATTATTTAAGTGTTTAACTAGAATAATAATAATGGGTGATATTATAAGAACAATAATGATGGCTGGTGGAAAAGGGACAAGATTGCGACCCCTAACATTAGTAAGGCCTAAACCAATGATACCTCTGGTAAATAAGCCTATTATAGAATATACTGTTAATAAGTTGAAAAAGTCAGGATTTAACGATCTTATAATGACTTTGAATTATATGTCAACAAATATTAAAAAATACTTTAAAGACGGTTCTGAGTTTGGTATAGATATAAGATATTCGGTTGAAAAATGGCCCCTGGGAACTGGAGGAAGTGTTAAAAAAGCAGAAAAATATATAGATGATACATTTATGGTTGTAAGTGGGGATGTGCTCACTGATGTTGACTTTAAAGATGTTGTAAGGTATCATAAAGAAAAAGGGGCAATTGCAACAATGGTACTAACTGAAGTTGAAGATCCCACCCATTTTGGAATAGCAGTAATGGATAGGGACCATAAAATAACTGAATACCTGGAGAAACCATCTCCAGAAGAGGCATTCAGTAATGTTGCAAATACTGGAATTTACATTTTTGAGCCTGAGATATTCGACTTTTTTGATGATAAAGAGAAAGAAGTTGATTTCTCAAAGGATATTTTCCCTGAAGTAATAAAACAGGATGCCGGAATATATGGGTACGTATTCGATGGGTACTGGAACGATATTGGTAGGCCTGAAACATATCTTGAAGCTACCTATGATATTTTAGACCAGAAAACAGATCAAAACTTCTATAAAACAAAAATGGAAGAGAGTATTGGAAAAATAGGAAATATTTGGGTCGGAGAAAATGTTTTTATAGATGAAAAAGCCAGAATAGAGGGTCCTGTAGTAATTGGAAACAACTGTACAATTGAGGAAGGATGTAAAATATCAAGGGGAAGTGTAATAGGGGATAATGTCTCAATTGGAAAGGATGTAAACATCGACGGGGCAGTTCTTTTTCCAAACAGTATAATTGAAGATAATTCTTTCTTAAATGGATGTATAATAGATACAAAATGTTTGATTGATAAAAACACCGTTGTAGAAAATGGTGTTGTAACTGGAAGTCTTGTTGAAATTGGAAGAAACAGTATCGTACGCTCTTCACGGTCTATAACTAATAATATGAAAATTGTACCAAATTCCATAATTGATTCGGATTATGTGCTGGAGGCCAAATAATTTACTAGATAATTTGCAATAGAACAAAAAACTCTTTTAAAATTGGAGGGTCCTTTATTTAATGAAATAAATCCCTCATTCAAATTATCTAAATAGATTATGTGAATAAAATTTCTTTCGGAGATTAAAATGTCATTGTATATAAACGAAATTAGGGGAGTTGTAAATTCTGAGATAACCAACGAGTTTGCATCAAATTTGGGTAATATAATTGGAAATTTTGTTAGATCTGGAAAAAAGGTCATAGTTGGACGTGATATAAACGATCCATCTCAGATGATCAAACGGTCCATAACTGCAGGTATACTGGCAGCAGGGATCGATGTAATTGATTTTGGTATTGCACCTATACCTACTGTTCACTATGGTGCAGATCTCTATAATACAGACGTTCTTGTCACTATAACTGCATCACATATGAACCCTGAAGAAATAGATATTAAAGTCTTCAGCAATCATGAAATACCATTAACCCAAAGGCACGCTGAGAAGGTATCATGGGATAAAGTGGGCCAGCTTTCATATGTGCATGATTACGTTGATAAATATTTAAATGCAGTGTTGGAAAATACAGAAAAGAATGTTATAAGCAGTAGGGCACCTAAAGTGGTTATAGACTGTGCAAATGGTTCGGCTGTACAGTTTTTGCCTGAGATTTTAAGCAGGTTGGGCTGTGATGTCATACTATTTGGATGCCAGCCCACCAATGTAAGTACTAAAAAATTTGCAGAACCAACTCCTGAAAGTGTCTCTCTGGTTTCAAACCTTGTAAATGCCGTAGGCGCAGATATGGGAATTGCAATGGATAACGATGGTGATAGGGTGATTTTCATTGATGAAAAGGGAAATGTGATAAGGGATCAAACTGTACTTGCAATACTTGCACGGGAAGCTTTAATTGAAAATCCAGAGGGGACGATTGTATCTTCAGTTACAGCATCAATGTCTCTGGATGAAATAGTATCAGATCAGGGGGGTAAACTTCTAAAAGCACCAATGAACTGTGTTTTAGATGAAATAATAAAAAATAAGGCAGTATTCGGTGGAGATGATTCTGGAATGTATGTATTTCCACAGTTCCAGGAATGCTTTGATGCAATCTTTGCGGCGGTTAAGATGTTAGAAATAATTTGCAAGCACAACAAAACATTTTCTACCCTGGTTAACGAAATACCAGAGTATCCAAGAACTGTTTTTTCTGTAAACTGCGAACATGATGAAAAACAGAAAGTTTTAACGAATTTAGAAGAAAATTTAAAAGAAAATGGCGAAATTGATACTACTGAAGGAATTAAAATGCAGGAAGAAGATTCTTTTGTTCTTGTACGTCCTTCCAGGTTTGAGCCGCTGCTTCGAGTTTATGTTGAGGCTAAATCTTCAGGTAAACTGCAGAAGTTGAGCCATGATATAAATAAAATGATGTAATTTTAATTAATTTTCGCTCATGCCCAGAAGGTTGTGTAAATAATATCACTTCATTTTCACGTGATTACTGGTTAAGTAAATTGCATTTTTTTAAGATAAATCCCCTATAATCAATTAAAACTACAATTTAACAGGAAGTATAACTCATGCACAGGATCATGTACATGAGCGAATAAGTTTTATAAATGAGTTTGGGTAACATTTTATATTTTACCAAATATCATTTAAAATTCCATTTAGTATTAAATTTGGCTTTGAAAATATAATTGTAGAATGGATAAAAAGTATATGAAAGATTATTCTTTATTTTTTTGGATTACTGGAATTATTCTTGTAATAATAGCTTTTTTTGTAACTAATATGCCTATAAAATCTGAAATGGCATTTATTTCTGGAATTTTTATTATTGCACTATCATTACCTGCTTATTTTGCTTCTATAAAGTGGTTAGGATACAAAAAAGGTTTATTTTTCATAATAATTATGAGTATTTATGCTGTTTCTATTGAAACATTTGCAATAATCACGGGATTTCCTTATTCAGAATTTGTATATACTAATCTTATTGGGTTCAAGGTTTTTGGATACACTCCATATACAGTTCCTTTTGCTTATGTACCTTTATTTATAGGCAGTATTTATCTGGCAGCATTAAAATCTAGAAATTATATTGAAATATCTTTATTTACTGCATTTTTTGTTCTACTCGCGGATTTAGTTCTTGATCCTGCAGCAGTGGCTCTAAATTTTTGGATATATAAAATTCAAGGGGTTTATTATGGTATTCCATTAATGAACTTTATTGGCTGGATATTAACTGGTTTTTTAGCTGCTGTAGTAAGCATTGTGTTACTAAAAGGTAAATTATTTGATCCTAATAAGCCAGAAGCCTTAATTTCAAGTTTATTTTTAATTCTGTGCTTCTGGACACCTTCATGTTTTTATTTAAAACTGTGGATTCCAGGGATTATCGGGACAGTGTTTTTAATTTTTATTTTAAATGGTAGTAAGGGAAAAATAGGAAATTATTCTAATTAAATGATTTATAAAACC
This genomic window from Methanobacterium veterum contains:
- the cruF gene encoding bisanhydrobacterioruberin hydratase CruF, which codes for MKDYSLFFWITGIILVIIAFFVTNMPIKSEMAFISGIFIIALSLPAYFASIKWLGYKKGLFFIIIMSIYAVSIETFAIITGFPYSEFVYTNLIGFKVFGYTPYTVPFAYVPLFIGSIYLAALKSRNYIEISLFTAFFVLLADLVLDPAAVALNFWIYKIQGVYYGIPLMNFIGWILTGFLAAVVSIVLLKGKLFDPNKPEALISSLFLILCFWTPSCFYLKLWIPGIIGTVFLIFILNGSKGKIGNYSN
- the truA gene encoding tRNA pseudouridine(38-40) synthase TruA, translated to MRKVALKVAYIGTDFHGFQRQPDFKTVEGELIDALKNANLIDNLKDSGYAIAGRTDRGVHALGNVVSFRTPEDVIINQINDFLPKSIRILAKAGVRFGFKPRFAKYRHYRYTIVNNDDLNLDKIKEASQIFQGNHDFSNFSKRSERNPVRKVDNVEINVNDNLLIIDVIGESFLWNMVRKIATALFLVGNGELSIKKLQTFFDPSTTAAITPMPPEGLILMDTIYEGVTFKYDEYAKSKFLSALMDEYTYNQTIAAAEKIMMDELIGH
- a CDS encoding nucleotidyltransferase family protein — protein: MGDIIRTIMMAGGKGTRLRPLTLVRPKPMIPLVNKPIIEYTVNKLKKSGFNDLIMTLNYMSTNIKKYFKDGSEFGIDIRYSVEKWPLGTGGSVKKAEKYIDDTFMVVSGDVLTDVDFKDVVRYHKEKGAIATMVLTEVEDPTHFGIAVMDRDHKITEYLEKPSPEEAFSNVANTGIYIFEPEIFDFFDDKEKEVDFSKDIFPEVIKQDAGIYGYVFDGYWNDIGRPETYLEATYDILDQKTDQNFYKTKMEESIGKIGNIWVGENVFIDEKARIEGPVVIGNNCTIEEGCKISRGSVIGDNVSIGKDVNIDGAVLFPNSIIEDNSFLNGCIIDTKCLIDKNTVVENGVVTGSLVEIGRNSIVRSSRSITNNMKIVPNSIIDSDYVLEAK